One part of the Desulfonema ishimotonii genome encodes these proteins:
- a CDS encoding N-formylglutamate amidohydrolase yields MNKKLPILISVPHAGETIPPEVADRCILTPEQIMADSDGGASEIYALEDLVECFMTTHIARAITDLNRAPDDRRGDGVVKTHTCNLEAVYSTFPDAGTVQLLLDRYYHPYHQELTSLANSGIVLGVDCHTMAAIGPPVGPDPGGERPRICISNGDGTCPDDWFESLGDCLAEIFDGSVRLNSPFTGGYITRRHAPEMPWVQLELSRAPFMSNSDKRSGVLESLRRWLSIITG; encoded by the coding sequence ATGAACAAAAAACTTCCGATTCTGATCTCCGTTCCCCACGCCGGAGAGACCATTCCGCCCGAAGTGGCGGACCGCTGCATTCTGACGCCCGAACAGATTATGGCGGACAGCGACGGCGGCGCATCCGAGATCTACGCCCTCGAAGATCTCGTTGAATGCTTTATGACCACCCATATCGCCCGCGCGATTACGGACCTGAACCGCGCCCCGGACGACCGGCGCGGTGACGGCGTGGTAAAAACCCATACCTGCAACCTGGAAGCGGTGTACAGCACATTCCCCGACGCCGGGACCGTTCAACTCCTGCTGGACCGGTATTATCACCCATACCACCAAGAGCTCACCTCGCTGGCGAATTCCGGCATCGTTCTGGGCGTCGATTGCCACACAATGGCGGCCATCGGCCCGCCGGTCGGGCCGGATCCCGGCGGGGAGCGCCCCCGGATCTGTATCAGCAACGGCGACGGAACCTGCCCGGATGACTGGTTTGAGTCCCTGGGCGACTGTCTGGCCGAAATTTTTGACGGGAGCGTCCGCCTCAACTCCCCTTTTACCGGCGGCTACATCACACGACGACACGCACCGGAAATGCCGTGGGTACAGTTGGAACTCTCAAGAGCGCCGTTTATGAGCAACAGCGACAAAAGAAGCGGCGTTCTGGAATCATTGCGCAGGTGGCTCTCCATAATCACCGGATAG
- a CDS encoding gamma-glutamyltransferase family protein: MTSEHPPWPQKLSVSKHGMIATQQADATQAGLEILGAGGNAIDAAVAAAFALGVCEPHASGLGGQTMMMIHTAEPRRTFAVDGSSRAPSRATIERVPKTAMRLRGHRATTVPSTPAVLGYILAQYGSLPLSRVLEPAIRLAETGYRITALQRRLQKREKKHWADGNAARFFLKEGREPYKTGEMFRQPVLARTLSILARKGIEEFYQGQMAAQIAEDMARNDGFIRKDDLALIPHPIERRPVSCRFGGWRVMTFPPPGAGRTLVEMLNIISQFDPGDYDPLKLKGLLLLCEVIRRAQLDRGDRPFEPNFYPQVQDRRMLTVDYARLVARQIRSRLRTRGNTGGETTHLSVMDNQGNVVALTQSVERVYGSFVVHPDLGFLYNNYMSAFEYEDITHPYYLRPNGVPWASVAPTIIFRGKRPYIAIGSPGSERIASSVLQVLLRIAGGQAPLDAVSAPRIHCTVGGEVHLEASRIRNDLPEFLRRRGFEIVEKEPFAFYMGCVQMVMREGKELAGVADPRRDGSAAGPTVPVRSAASRQDTPDVPGKQDFET, encoded by the coding sequence ATGACATCGGAACATCCCCCCTGGCCTCAGAAGCTGAGCGTTTCAAAACACGGCATGATCGCAACCCAGCAGGCCGATGCCACACAGGCCGGACTGGAGATCCTCGGAGCAGGCGGAAACGCCATTGACGCGGCGGTGGCGGCAGCCTTCGCCCTGGGCGTATGTGAACCGCACGCCAGCGGTCTGGGCGGCCAGACCATGATGATGATCCACACTGCGGAACCGCGCCGGACCTTTGCCGTGGACGGCTCATCCCGCGCCCCGAGCCGGGCGACCATTGAGCGGGTTCCGAAAACGGCCATGCGGCTCCGGGGCCACCGGGCTACAACGGTCCCCAGCACCCCGGCGGTCCTGGGCTATATTCTGGCACAATATGGCAGTCTGCCCCTCTCCCGCGTCCTTGAACCGGCCATACGCCTGGCCGAAACCGGCTACCGGATTACGGCATTGCAGCGCCGTCTGCAAAAACGGGAGAAAAAACACTGGGCCGACGGCAATGCGGCCCGTTTTTTTCTTAAAGAGGGGCGGGAGCCCTATAAAACCGGTGAGATGTTCAGACAGCCGGTGCTGGCCCGTACCCTCAGCATCCTGGCCCGAAAGGGCATTGAGGAATTTTACCAGGGCCAAATGGCAGCACAGATCGCCGAAGATATGGCCCGAAACGACGGCTTCATCCGTAAAGATGATCTGGCCCTGATCCCCCACCCCATTGAACGCAGGCCGGTCAGCTGCCGGTTCGGCGGATGGCGGGTGATGACCTTCCCCCCGCCCGGTGCCGGGCGGACCCTGGTGGAAATGCTCAATATCATCAGCCAGTTTGACCCCGGAGACTATGATCCCCTGAAGCTGAAGGGGCTGTTGCTGTTATGCGAGGTGATCCGCCGTGCCCAGCTGGACCGGGGCGACCGGCCTTTTGAGCCGAATTTTTACCCCCAGGTTCAGGACCGGCGGATGCTGACGGTGGACTACGCCAGGCTGGTGGCCCGACAGATCCGCTCCCGCCTCAGAACGCGGGGGAATACCGGGGGAGAGACCACCCATCTCTCCGTGATGGACAACCAGGGAAATGTGGTGGCCCTGACCCAGTCCGTCGAACGGGTGTACGGCTCTTTTGTCGTACACCCCGACCTGGGATTTCTCTACAACAACTACATGAGCGCGTTTGAATACGAGGATATCACCCACCCCTATTATCTGAGGCCCAACGGTGTGCCCTGGGCGTCGGTGGCCCCGACGATTATTTTCAGGGGAAAACGCCCCTACATCGCCATCGGCTCCCCCGGCAGCGAGCGGATCGCCTCTTCGGTGTTGCAGGTCCTCCTCCGCATTGCCGGCGGACAGGCTCCCCTGGATGCCGTGAGCGCCCCCCGGATTCACTGCACGGTGGGCGGAGAGGTGCATCTGGAAGCGTCCCGGATTCGGAACGACCTGCCCGAATTTCTGAGGCGGAGGGGGTTTGAGATCGTGGAAAAGGAGCCGTTCGCCTTTTACATGGGATGTGTTCAGATGGTGATGCGGGAGGGCAAGGAGCTTGCGGGGGTGGCCGACCCCCGGCGGGACGGCTCGGCAGCCGGGCCGACAGTTCCGGTCCGGTCGGCGGCTTCCCGCCAAGATACGCCGGATGTTCCCGGAAAGCAGGACTTTGAAACCTGA
- a CDS encoding DUF2179 domain-containing protein, producing the protein MMDNELIFQYVLIPGLICFARICDVTLGTIRIMYVSRGLKSLAALLGLFEILIWLFSMGQIMQNLDNYANYLAYAAGYALGNYIGISIEEKLSLGVVMLRIFTQKNANRLLTHLNSANFGATNVRAESASGPVDVIFTIIKRKKLDEVVRIIKAFNPNAIYSVEEVKFVNSLPLTAGSTLRRTPVPAVGKFPARQKF; encoded by the coding sequence ATGATGGATAATGAACTGATATTTCAATATGTACTCATTCCCGGCCTGATCTGCTTTGCACGGATCTGTGATGTCACCCTCGGCACCATCCGGATTATGTATGTCTCCAGGGGGCTGAAGTCGCTGGCCGCCCTGCTCGGCCTGTTTGAAATACTCATCTGGCTTTTTTCCATGGGCCAGATCATGCAGAACCTGGACAATTACGCCAACTATCTGGCCTATGCGGCTGGCTACGCCCTGGGGAACTACATCGGCATCAGCATTGAGGAGAAACTGTCGCTGGGCGTGGTGATGCTCAGAATTTTCACACAGAAAAACGCCAACCGGCTCCTGACGCACCTGAACAGCGCCAATTTCGGGGCAACCAACGTCCGGGCAGAGAGCGCGTCCGGCCCGGTGGACGTGATTTTCACCATTATCAAGCGGAAAAAGCTGGATGAGGTGGTCCGCATCATCAAAGCGTTCAACCCCAACGCCATCTACTCGGTTGAAGAGGTCAAATTCGTCAACAGCCTGCCTCTGACGGCCGGCAGCACACTCCGCCGGACGCCTGTGCCGGCGGTCGGGAAATTTCCCGCCAGGCAAAAATTCTGA